The Candidatus Cloacimonadota bacterium genomic interval TTATGAAGCTTTCAAAAGATTTGATCCTCAAAAAGAAGTTAAGTTCTCTACCTACGCTGTATTCTGGATAAAAAAATATATTTTGAAATTTATCGGAGCTGGAAGAAATAACGAGAAATTTAGTGAAGCTTTCTCCTATGAGAAAAAAGATTCCGGTAAAATGAATAATACTGAATCTGCTTCTGAAGAAAATAATAGAATAATATTTCCCGAAAATATTCCGAATATAGAAAAGAAAGTTCTGGGGCTTTTATTCAATGAAGAAAAAACTCTTAAAGAGATTTCAGTAATTCTAAAAATATCAAGAGAACGAGTTCGTCAAATCAAAGAA includes:
- a CDS encoding sigma-70 family RNA polymerase sigma factor; the protein is MASDKNLDFEKKLESVIPLIKKIASNYLSSVVTMEELIQEGTLGVYEAFKRFDPQKEVKFSTYAVFWIKKYILKFIGAGRNNEKFSEAFSYEKKDSGKMNNTESASEENNRIIFPENIPNIEKKVLGLLFNEEKTLKEISVILKISRERVRQIKEKGLRRLRLNSVGKS